In Tubulanus polymorphus chromosome 2, tnTubPoly1.2, whole genome shotgun sequence, a single window of DNA contains:
- the LOC141900736 gene encoding uncharacterized protein LOC141900736 isoform X2, whose product MTKIDVAGVAICLKPQLFTPFYQTKNGCYNRSCHNTKRFNRKRKSVEHVIHPQTDPADSTCFCGVEFTNWKDLLDHVSLNHTEMRTMEEEGKDAACDNFSEGTIEEAEKMQEDSSKERIERLKMQEDSWMENKKQLSITGGGGIEPIIIDDSDENDSDDEHVCRRNFSYNPTEMCLNDYQFLKIPPVMPSKVTSFRICDMSNSCHLADDAPTMPHKNQLEDIKAQMQSRIVRDPSINIHVRLDTGCYSIDQINRFLFLHYAKTKQQDLFAMNLWVNSKPLSPTDSVDWEQIQAFSNMLFSLKPSQQFPVGNNNSVSVSELQTMTNQKWFEGSVLNAFASMINEQYCNIHAFMMPLTFDAKKYVSNLYKRFGPNPLISCDKLIFFLHVGTQNDFVFLNSYGHVVANHYALAVFYPKSNKLCYADTLAWDCPREFKNHLRSVLKGLNCPDPVYIHLHDPHFVTENSVHVCSNNCTSYYPLQSCSSVCGPATLIGACIATYYEKDISSVFSSPNELSYLKNISNYSDFVRLILINWLMKHLIDITQLFSKSSQPTANSTTFSKISRLSRRQRHKRSTESNNTLASSELKMSDSYIAPKKSKSVLTTAKSKSTPILNNESTLESTPISNYESAAILTNESTPISNSESAPILTNESTPESTPISNSESAPILTNESTPISNSESAPILTIKSTPESTPISNNESTPESTSSILNPQSSLTLNSAEPLTSHINGSKTTISHRIRRGKHYLEVAFHSTGSKTKYKSFHCTDQGTNDQVAIDTIKKYLNNQNPLSDEWVENGEVMTGADTKYYFDRFTFDFTKTVRLHKNVRPSFVGNQTTMKASLTLKKNWQTHRLDNKFEFIEPIVEDTSQFVAAEMLIKCSSKSSVCKSSCGYYLSKLNMSSNITNCPSCQIDVVLNDKQCIHCSITMSNKWRKNADGETLCSNCYNYKLKNKRDRPVKLRQQFEPKKLIHPHFMCYWATKLVLFSTDLSKWRIFSKPLNGQYHDNIPLQIKKRPNLSTRDRWDENRVMMKATAMKVLSATNAHNNLHVSNVNDGAGHDHTLDQISNRLKYIDKSSIKLHMKSQDEIPILSSDWRNTEKLLEGNYESVLLFQRGDATLKRNYHIILSDPRSLEHLSNFGQSVIGIDVKHDFNSWKFKTSFVTFADNKNEGRIAAASISSDEGGATHATTIQLVLANTPCKDEKCNHPSEFYIFNDGNGFFRIKPCSSTSRFCPFVQHDKDASLKQGASDNNLKSVLCNFHVLQCIRRFMNENQELRLFCKPLETGFKCIMRSWDASSRTDIANSFISFIENDISLDLMSQDTKTLFIDYLKKNWFNSQIWSGAFNAESIYQSDQSNRNNPLLLTDNITERKFKQIDDVYLSGHLNKLISSFVRLLFENVFNDEIKATNMNNLQFKQLDQRVKNIRHLEKIEKCCKRAFDLLQNNEILKYDEETNWFVVKSSSRKNLNRLEDNDNFFNGDTQYTFNQLDVLEERFPDKVSISEEHSYDISKKCRRYIGNLDSISSRILFNYVITIVPENCLSYVDGNCHLINLKLGICTCEAFIMIGQPYFCKHLFACFAQKNNITTTKALIDAYKFHIVEPLPTYNFTRQNISVSSTLIDKLKDHSHIASSNDINAARKGHILSILHNESHCGIKLISGRPAKRQPHNMAHRRAEGPIKDNQVAINLPELEVIDPYCPKVTMPKDAENARHGGRKIIRPANRGVSFSAMVENAAIKLGKKAKISEIETIDSTDPDPGNDIEFSADILSQNKSSLPKKSKDTKPKDIKSIPVVKNDSKSVLFEKSIVCSFCIKDKINPPYLCSCRRELDRHISTSHSSLKPISCAICWADGVINSYASETFLQKHIRIEHNHHKKKSIVIDYNNRDDYLNSSPITEINNSNSEKELEILIDQPGNAGLQNLAKLKLDNLLSSKVEKTPSQLVAETCPVCHKKCNANPKKKSTFSIECDNCHRWYHWKCAPINEAPPEHIRWFCFHCDPIS is encoded by the exons ATGACTAAAATTGATGTGGCTGGTGTTGCTATTTGTTTAAAGCCTCAATTATTTACTCCTTTTTATCAGACTAAGAAC GGATGCTACAATAGAAGTTGTCACAATACTAAAAGATTTAACAGAAAAAGGAAGTCAGTGGAACAT GTTATTCATCCACAGACGGATCCTGCTGACTCGACATGTTTTTGCGGAGTTGAATTCACCAATTGGAAAGATCTTCTAGACCATGTTAGTTTAAACCATACTGAAAT GCGGACAATGGAGGAAGAAGGAAAGGACGCGGCTTGTGACAATTTCTCGGAAGGAACGATAGAGGAAGCAGAAAAGATGCAGGAAGATAGTTCGAAAGAAAGGatagaaagattaaagatGCAGGAAGATAGCTGGatggaaaacaaaaaacagcTAAGTATCACAGGTGGTGGAGGTATCGAACCAATCATAATTGATGATAGTGATGAGAATGATTCTGATGATGAACATGTATGTAGAAGAAATTTTAGTTACAATCCAACAGAAATGTGCCTCAATGactatcagtttttgaaaattcctcCTGTTATGCCATCAAAGGTCACGTCATTCAGAATTTGTGACATGTCTAATTCATGTCATTTGGCTGATGATGCCCCCACTATGCCCCACAAAAATCAGTTGGAGGACATAAAAGCACAGATGCAGTCAAGGATTGTCCGTGACCCTTCCATTAATATCCATGTGAGACTCGATACAGGCTGCTATTCTATTGATCAGATTAATAGGTTTCTTTTCTTACATTATGCTAAAACCAAACAACAAGATCTTTTTGCCATGAATCTTTGGGTAAATAGTAAGCCTTTAAGCCCCACTGATTCAGTCGATTGGGAACAGATTcaagcattttcaaatatgcTCTTTTCCTTAAAACCCTCTCAACAATTTCCAgttggtaataataatagcgTATCTGTATCAGAACTTCAGACGATGACTAatcaaaaatggtttgaagGATCTGTGTTAAATGCTTTTGCATCTATGATAAATGAACAGTACTGTAATATTCATGCATTTATGATGCCACTTACATTTGATGCTAAGAAatatgtttcaaatttatataaAAGATTCGGTCCTAATCCACTCATAAGTTGTgataaactaatttttttcctgCATGTTGGCACCCAAAACGATTTCGTATTTCTAAATTCTTATGGACATGTTGTTGCCAATCATTATGCACTAGCAGTTTTTTACCCAAAAAGTAACAAACTGTGTTATGCTGATACACTAGCATGGGATTGTCCAAGggaatttaaaaatcatttaagaTCTGTTTTGAAAGGTTTGAATTGCCCTGATCCTGTTTATATCCACCTCCATGATCCTCATTTTGTTACTGAAAATTCAGTGCATGTATGTAGTAATAATTGTACTAGTTATTACCCACTCCAATCATGTTCATCTGTCTGTGGCCCTGCTACATTAATTGGTGCTTGCATTGCAACCTATTATGAAAAGGATATTTCAAGTGTATTTTCATCTCCCAATGAATTATCTTATCTTAAGAACATTTCTAACTATTCTGATTTTGTTAGATTGATATTGATTAATTGGCTTATGAAACATCTAATTGATATTACTCAACTCTTCTCAAAGTCATCTCAACCTACTGCTAATAGTACTACTTTCTCTAAGATATCACGATTATCTCGCAGACAGAGACATAAACGATCAACTGAGTCAAATAATACACTAGCTAGTTCTGAATTAAAGATGTCAGACTCTTATATTGCCCCTAAAAAAAGCAAATCAGTCTTAACTACAGCCAAATCTAAATCTACaccaattttgaataatgaatcAACACTTGAATCTACACCAATTTCGAATTATGAATCTGCAGCAATTTTGACTAATGAATCAACACCAATTTCAAATAGTGAATCTGCACCAATTTTGACTAATGAATCAACACCTGAATCAACACCAATTTCGAATAGTGAATCTGCACCAATTTTGACTAATGAATCTACACCAATTTCGAATAGTGAATCTGCACCAATTTTGACTATTAAATCTACACCTGAATCTACACCAATTTCGAATAATGAATCTACACCTGAATCTACATCCTCAATTTTGAATCCTCAATCCTCATTAACTCTAAATTCAGCTGAACCATTAACTTCCCATATTAATGGTTCTAAAACTACTATCTCCCATCGCATCAGGAGAGGAAAGCATTATCTTGAAGTTGCTTTTCATTCAACTGGCAGTAAGACGAAGTATAAAAGTTTTCATTGTACAGACCAAGGTACAAATGACCAGGTAGCCATTGACACTATCAAGAAATACCTCAACAACCAGAATCCACTTAGTGATGAATGGGTTGAAAATGGGGAAGTAATGACTGGTGCTGACACAAAATATTATTTCGATAGATTCACTTTtgattttacaaaaacagTTCGTCTGCATAAGAATGTGCGGCCTTCATTTGTTGGTAACCAGACAACGATGAAAGCTTccttaacattaaaaaagaaTTGGCAAACCCATAGATtagataataaatttgaatttattgagcCAATTGTTGAGGATACTTCTCAATTTGTGGCTGCAGAAATGCTCATAAAATGTTCGTCAAAGTCTTCAGTTTGTAAATCATCATGTGGATATTATCTTTCAAAGTTGAATATGTCCAGTAACATCACTAATTGTCCCTCATGTCAAATTGACGttgttttaaatgataaaCAATGTATTCATTGCTCCATTACCATGTCTAACAAATGGAGGAAAAATGCTGATGGTGAAACACTTTGTTCCAACTGTTACAACTATAAGCTGAAGAATAAACGTGATCGTCCTGTGAAGTTAAGGCAGCAGTTTGagccaaaaaaattaattcacccTCATTTTATGTGTTATTGGGCAACGAAACTTGTATTATTTAGTACTGATTTATCCAAGTGGAGAATCTTCAGCAAACCACTTAATGGTCAATATCATGACAATATTcctttacaaattaaaaagcgACCTAATTTATCTACTAGAGATAGATGGGATGAAAATAGAGTCATGATGAAAGCCACAGCAATGAAGGTTCTTTCTGCCACCAATGCTCACAATAACCTTCATGTATCAAATGTAAATGATGGCGCCGGTCATGACCATACCCTagatcaaatttcaaatagattgaaatatattgataaatcttcGATAAAATTACATATGAAATCTCAAGACGAAATACCTATTCTAAGTTCTGATTGgagaaatactgaaaaatTATTAGAGGGTAACTATGAATCTGTCCTTTTATTTCAACGAGGGGATGCCACACTCAAACGTAATTATCACATTATTCTCTCTGATCCTCGTTCTCTGGAACATTTATCCAACTTTGGACAATCTGTCATTGGTATTGACGtgaaacatgatttcaattcgtgGAAATTCAAAACTTCATTTGTAACTTTTGCAGACAACAAAAATGAAGGACGTATTGCTGCTGCATCAATTAGTAGTGATGAAGGGGGGGCTACTCATGCAACTACCATCCAGTTAGTTCTAGCCAATACACCATGTAAAGACGAAAAATGTAATCATCCATCTGAATTCTATATATTTAATGATGGCAATGGTTTTTTCAGAATCAAGCCATGTTCAtcaacatctagattttgtcCTTTTGTACAACATGATAAAGATGCAAGTCTAAAGCAAGGAGCATCTGACAATAATCTTAAATCAGTACTATGTAATTTTCATGTCCTGCAGTGTATTCGTCGCttcatgaatgaaaatcaagaaCTTCGCTTATTTTGCAAGCCTCTAGAAACTGGTTTCAAATGCATTATGAGATCATGGGATGCTTCCTCTAGAACTGATATAgccaattcatttattagttTTATTGAGAATGATATTTCTTTAGACCTTATGTCGCAAGatacaaaaacattatttattgattaccTAAAGAAGAATTGGTTTAATTCCCAAATTTGGTCTGGGGCATTCAATGCTGAATCAATTTATCAGTCAGACCAATCTAACAGAAATAACCCTTTGCTATTaactgataatattactgAGCgcaaattcaaacaaatagaTGATGTCTACTTAAGTGGACACCTAAATAAACTGATATCATCTTTTGTACGATTactgtttgaaaatgtttttaatgatGAGATCAAAGCGACAAATATGAACAATCTCCAATTTAAGCAACTTGACCAACGAGTTAAGAATATACGTCACCTTGAAAAGATAGAAAAGTGTTgcaaaagagcctttgatttattacagaataatgagattttaaaatatgatgaagaaACTAATTGGTTTGTTGTGAAGAGTTCTTCACGAAAGAACTTAAATAGGTtagaagataatgataattttttcaatggtGATACTCAATATACATTCAATCAGCTTGATGTTTTAGAAGAAAGATTCCCCGATAAAGTATCAATATCCGAGGAACATTCAtatgacatttcaaaaaaatgcCGAAGGTACATAGGaaatttagattcaatatcCAGTCGTATCTTATTCAATTACGTTATTACAATCGTTCCTGAAAATTGTCTTTCATACGTAGATGGTAATTGCCatttaatcaatttgaaaCTAGGTATATGTACTTGTGAAGCTTTTATAATGATTGGACAACCATATTTTTGCAAACATCTTTTTGCCTGTTTTGCccaaaaaaacaatataaccACAACGAAGGCTTTAATTGATGCATATAAATTCCACATTGTGGAGCCTCTGCCAACTTACAATTTTACTCgacaaaatatttctgtttcatCTACCCTCATTGATAAGTTAAAAGATCATTCCCACATTGCTAGCTCGAATGATATCAATGCTGCTCGGAAAGGGCACATTCTAAGTATTTTACATAATGAAAGCCACTGTGGAATTAAGTTAATAAGCGGACGACCTGCCAAACGACAACCTCACAATATGGCTCATAGGCGTGCTGAGGGTCCAATCAAGGACAATCAGGTTGCCATAAACCTTCCTGAACTTGAAGTGATAGACCCTTACTGCCCTAAGGTTACAATGCCTAAAGATGCTGAGAATGCAAGACACGGAGGGCGAAAGATAATTAGACCTGCTAACAGAGGTGTATCCTTTTCTGCTATGGTTGAAAATGCTGCTATCAAACTAGgtaaaaaagctaaaatatcagaaattgaaACCATAGACTCCACTGATCCAGATCCTGGCAATGATATCGAATTTTCAGCAGATATTTTAAGTCAGAATAAATCATCCTTaccaaaaaaatcaaaagatacCAAACCAAAAGATATTAAGTCAATACCAGTTGTTAAAAATGACTCGAagtctgttttatttgaaaaaagtattgTCTGTTCCTTTTGTattaaagacaaaataaatccTCCATATCTTTGTTCATGTCGCAGGGAACTAGATAGGCACATATCCACTTCTCATTCATCTTTGAAACCTATCTCATGTGCTATTTGTTGGGCAGATGGGGTTATTAATTCATATGCAAGTGAAACATTCCTTCAAAAGCACATTCGTATTGAACATAATCATCATAAGAAAAAATCTATTGTAATCGATTATAATAATAGAGATGATTATCTCAACAGTTCTCCTAttacagaaatcaataattccaattctgaaaaagaattagaaattcTTATAGATCAACCTGGAAATGCAGGCCTCCAAAACCTAgcaaaattgaaactagataATCTTTTGTCatcaaaagttgaaaaaacccCTTCTCAGTTAGTTGCTGAAACCTGCCCTGTCTGCCACAAAAAATGCAATGCTAATCCTAAGAAAAAGTCCACATTCTCAATTGAATGTGATAATTGCCATAGATGGTATCATTGGAAATGTGCTCCAATCAATGAGGCTCCTCCTGAACATATCAGgtggttttgttttcattgtgaCCCGATTTCCTAA